GTGTCCTGCGGTACTACGACCGTTACATCAACAAGATTTGTACGCGAACGCTCTATGACAAAGATGGTTTGCCGCATATCTGTATTGATGAGTACATGAAGCACCGCTTGCAGGCAAAATTGGTGGGTGCCATTGTAGTCAAGAAATAGCAAAGCCAAAGGAAGCCGTCAAGGGTCGAGATGAACGCTCCGCGCCCTTGACGGCTTTCTCTGTCTTTGCTGTGCGGTAACCAAGCGGGCGCAAGCAGAAATCCGCTTGCGCCCGCTGCTATTATGGTGTTTGTGTCTACGCATTTAGGTGGTTAGACAGTGTGCTTTTGCAATGCTTTCAAGCATGTGTCAATGAATGGGAGGCAAATTTATTTACTACCTATTGAAAATGCTATTTTAAATGCGTAAACCAGAAAGCTGTCTGGGGGTACTTTATTGAGCAGAACAATTGAGAAATTAGGTGAAATCATTTATAATATAATAAATATTACTTTTTAGGAGTAAAGAGATGGGTAACAAAATAGATAATATAAAGACGTTCCTTTTCAAAAAAATAGGGGTAAAGAAAATGTATTGCTTATTTTCATTTTCTCTATTCCTGTCCTTAATTGAGATTACTTTGTATAGCATATTAGTTCAATTTTGCTTGGAGCAATATTGGTTGCTACTTCCTATTGGCATATACATTATCTTTGCTATACTTGCAAAGAGTTTTCATGTAATTCGAGTTATAAGTGTTTCGCTTGAGTTGAGCAGCATTTTTTCTTTCTTGCTTTTTGTTGGTAGCGTCCGAAATGTTTGGATTTCCTCCTTTATTAGTAGACACTATGAAAACATCTCGATAATCATACTACTTGCTCTATTCTTGAATTTCTATGTTTCCAAAATTCAAGGAAGAAATGCAACAGATAATATTAGCACAACACCTATCACACAACTATTTAACTTATTTTACTTAAATACTTCCAAGGCTCATGAGATTGCAATGCTAATTGATAATAAAATAATGAAAACTATCGAAAGAGAGCAAATTTCGGAAGAGCTGCTGAAGTATAATGTTGCAACTACGCTAGGGCCCAAAGACATAGGTTATGCAGATGTGGGGTATTCCATAGAGGATAACTCCAAAAAACGTGTTTATGAAAATTTTGATGTTAAGATAACAAAGTCAATTATGCTTCGCACAATATATGAAACGGCACAGAAAAAAAGCGATAGTGATGCGGAACTTAAAATCGGTGATTTGGTTCTTTTTAAAAATATAGAATTGCAGCAAAGAAATCTTGACGATACAGTCATGATTTTAAATATACTGCAAGATAGTAAATTTAAAAATCAAGGAAACGAAGATGTAGAGATCAATATTAGCAAAATGATGGAAAAGATGTTAGATGATTTTACTATTGACTATACCTTTACATATCCTTGTTACAGGACGAACGCCGACGCTTTAACAGATCAATTTATTATACAAATTCCATATAAAGCGGCAAGTAATTTTGAAAATGGTTATCATCATAATGATCTTCAATTGGGAAAACTTAGCATAATCGGAATATACCGTGGCAATATAGATTTTTCACAGAGAGAAAGCATTTCGTCAAAGTTTTTAGAAATGGTTTCAATGTCATATAATCAAAATTGTTCCACGAGTAGTGAGCCTATTGTCGAAATGAAAATGAGTTCTCGTACAACTCAAAATAATAGTAATCCATTTGACTTTAATCACCAAAAACTCACAGAAAAGATAAACCTGATCGATGTAATTGCAATTATCCAAGAGTTAAATTTTGATAGGAATGAGTAATATGGATTCTATTTTGTATGTATATGACACAACTAAATTAAGCGATTTAAGAAAGCGACTCAACGATTACAAATTTTATAGTATCGCGTATTGTTTTAACAAAAGCGACACTTTAGATAATCTCTATACTATGGATCTCGAACAATTTGAAAAAAGTGTTATTGATCTGACAAATTTAGTTAGAGATAATAATATCAATAAAATTTTTTCTGAACGGTACATTTTGGCATTATGTTGTAGTGTTGAAGAAATCCAATTCTGTATTAATTGTGATTTGATTGAGAAATTCGCAGAACAATTTCCGTATTTATTTGATGATGAGCATATCGATTATGAATTTCAAAAAAACACTGAAAGGGAAATATCAGAACCAGAATCATTGAGTGCAAATATAGCAAACGCTTTAATACTTAATACATATACAAACACTGAAAAGATAAAAGAATGCTATAAAACCGGGGAGATAATTTCACTATCCAATTTAATCGATGAATGTGAGGGAATTTCTTTTCGGTACAATATTGATAATATACGTAAAACACTAGAATCTCAGAATATTAAATATGTTGACATTTCCTCTGTAATAAGAATGTTTAGATTACGACAGGATCTCATTTTCCCATTTGAAATTCTCATTCAACGAATCTTATTAAACGGAAATATTCAATATTGCATAGAACAATCTCTTGTAGCAGACGCAACAGCACTATTTCCTTTTTGGATCATCGAAAAAAAGCCTATTAACGAGGAAAAAGATGAGAATGATTTTATAAAAGAACCTCCGCAAATTGATGTTGGAGAGGTATCCTTACTCTCTCAAAAAATTTGTGAAAAGCTCAGAGGACACGATGAGTTTAAGAAAGATTTCCACAAAAATCTGCTCAAATTCTTTTTCCTTAACAGAATGGGAGAACAGAAAATATTATCAATTATGTTATGTGGAAATTCAGGAATTGGAAAGACGCAATTCGCTAAGTTTATGTCAGAAACAATGTTTCCAAGAGAGCCACTAATAAAAATCAATTTTGGCAATTATTCCACAGAAGGAGTTTTAAATAGTCTAATAGGTTCTCCGCTTGGGTATGTTGGAAGCGAAGAAGGTGGAGAGCTAATTAACAAGATAACTACATCTAAAACAAAAATTATACTCATTGACGAATTTGAGAAAGCAACTCCAAGTGTCTACAATTTCTTTTATGAATTGTTGGAAGATGGTATATTTACGGATCGACACGGCGTTGAGCACAATCTTAATGGGTACATTATAGTTTTCACCTCAAATATGACCCAAAGCGAATATTCAAAGAAAATTCCAGATTCCTTAAAGTCTAGGTTCGATATGGTTTATTATTTTGTTGATTTGCCTATAGAAGAAAAACAGCAATACATACAAGTTACGGCACTTCGCTTAATTGAAAAGTTGGAAAAGAATTTTGGGAAAAAAGTCAATATTCAAGATATTAGTTTAGAACTATCTGAATTATCTCAATATAACAATCTAAGAAATATCAAAAAAGCAGTTGAGGATAGAGTGTTTAATGCTTTTCTAGATATTTATGTAGATGGAACGATCGAATAAAAGGAAAAGGGTATCGCTGTATTATGAGCGATACCCTTTTTGCACCTGTTTGTCAGCCGTTAAGTTTATATGTTGTTGATACTTCCTTACTGGCGTTCACTTGATGGAGACATCCTCTTTTTTTAATAGCCCCGCTCCCGCAGCGCAGCCACCAGTCCTACGTAGAACTCCCGCACATCAAAGCCTCGGATGTTTTCCCGGTTCAGGTCCACCATATCCCCGTGGGAGATCCCACGCTTCCCCTGAGGCTCCAGCAGGGTGAAGTGCCCTCCCCACCTGGCGGACTCCACGGACACCAATCCGTCGTTGAGGCCGTCAAAGTGCTTCACAATGGGATAGGTCATATTCAGTGGGAATTTTCCATGGGCTGCCCGCTTACAGTAGGACATTACGCTTTCGTACACCACATCAGGGTCATCAGGTGTACTCTCGTTCCGGCGGAGGCACGCGCTTTCTGTCAGGTCTGTTACTGCTGCCAGGAAATCAGGATTCTCGTCCCCCAGCTTTTTCAGAGTGGCATTATAAGCTGCGGCAATCCGCTGGCGGGTCGGCTCCGGCACCTTTCCCAGCAGATACTCCGCAAAGATACAGCCCCGATGAGGTGTATTGATGGTAGTCAGCGTAGCTACATACGGAGCTGCGCCCTGGTGGGCAATGGCGGCGCGGCTGTCCAGCCCACCTTTGGAGTGGGCGATGATGTTCACCTTCTCGCAGCCGGTTTCCACCACAATTTGCCGGATGCGCTCCGCAAGCTCCCGGCCGGAATCCTCTACCGCCGCCGCAGACTGCTGCTCGCCGTAGTAAACCGTGGCGCCGTTGCGCTGGAGCTCCCTTGGAATCCGGCCCCAGTAATTGATATAGCGATAGTCCCGGAAGAATACCCCATGAACCATCAAAATGGGATACCTGGTTTTGCAGACCTCACTTTCCGCCCGGGCCTCATCCAGTTCCCACTTCTCCGTCTCAAATTCCACCTCGTCGGAGACTATGCGGATCATCTTGGTGAGATACCAGAGATTGACACCGGGAATCCAGCCGCACAGCGCCCCCAGAATCCGGTGCTTGAGACCCAGCTGAACAGAGGTAACGTAAACTCGAAGCATCCCGTTCCAAAAGAGAATCGCCTCCGCCGCCACAGCCCAGAGAACACTGAAAATACCGCTTGCCACAGCCGTACCATAGCCGCTTTCTCCCGGAGTCAGCATGGCAAGAAAGTGCCACAGCCATGCTCCCTGAGCGAAAACCGTAATGGTAGCGGAAATCAAAAATATTCGCAACAGTTCGCCGCCGCTTTTTAAATACCAGATGCGCTTTGTGGGCGCACTTCCTTTTTCAATAGGCCGCAGATTGAGGTAGAGAAATTCTCCCAAAAGGACCAGATTGAAAAGCCAGCTCACCGGTCCAAACGCATCACACAGGAAAAACCAATTGGCGATGACGGCCACCAGGAGTGCGAGAACCCACCGCCTTATCATAGGAACACCTCGTTCTCCTTGGGCTCTGCAAAATTCTGCTCCAGCATGGCCACATGGGACAAGAATGCTGGATCATCAAAATACTTGGCGTGCCGTGTACATTTGCGGACGCAGCACTGGCACTTGATACAGGTGCCGGGGACGCGGAACACGTCCCGTGGATCAATCGCCCCCATAGGACACAATCGGGCACAGGCCCCGCAGTTCGTACACTTTCCCGGGTCTGTCCGGGGTTTGGCCTGTAGAAATTTCACCGGCTCGCCGTCCACCCCCTTCGGGATGTAATAGGGCGCATCCGGCACGCCCGGCACCGCCACGGTCTCCCCCCGTCCGCTCCGGAGCTTGCCGGCGATCTGCGCAGCGAACTGCCGCATCTGCCGTTTGTCATCCCAGTCGGGACGGCCTTCTCCCAACTTGTCTGTAAAGGCATGTCGCCCCACAAAAGCTCCCGCCGCCACCGGATGGAAGCCGTTATTCATAAGGACTGACCAAAGCTCCGCCAGGGCGTTGTCATAGCTGCGGTTTCCAAAGAGCACCACGGGTACTGCAGGAGTGCCCTCCCCCCGAAGACCGCTCCGGAAATCTGGTGCGATCTTGTTGGGAAGCCGGCCCGCGTAGGTAGGCGAACCCGCCACCACCAGGTCCTCTGCCGTGAAGAGATGCGTCCCAGTCCGCTCTGCAGGCCTGGTAAAGCTTAGCCGCTCTATCGGTAATGTCAGCTGTGCAGCCAACTCTTCTGCAATGGTGTTCACCGCTTTGTCCGTGGTGCCGGTGGCGCTGTAGTACAACGCCCAAACCTTTGTGATTTCCATAGCCTGCTCCTCCTTTTATCACAACAGGCGCCAGGGAAACCCAGGCGCCTGTTCAGGCTTGCTCAAAAATAGTTGAAATGCCGATACGCCCCAGTTCTTCGTCAGTCCAAACAATGTTGTCCAGAAACTATGACGAATTCTCCGAATGCAGCTTGTGGAGAAAGATGGGGCAGCCTATATTCTCGACGGTCTCAAACACGGTCCCATTTTACAAGGAAAAATCAGACTCTTTTAGCTTGCCGATATCCAGCGTCACAGGACGGGGCGGTACCCGCTTGAGGGGATCATATTGAAATGCCCTGCAATGGTGCTCTACCGGAACAATTCCGCGCTTGACACAGGCCACCTCTCGTTCGTTGATCTGCTGGCCCCGGCGGCAATATGCACAGCGGGGGTCCATATCCTTACGGAACAGCATCTCTTCCGCCTCTCTTTATAGACAGTAGAGCTTCACCGCGTCGTTTTCCGCGGTGGCTCTGATCTGGGTGACTGGGTTTTCATAGCTGTCAATAATCTGCGTGGCCATGGGGTCCTCCAGCTCCTTCTGGATGGTCCGGCGCAGGTTCCGCGCGCCGTAAGTCCGAGAGTAAGACTTATGGGTTAACAGCGCCACCAGCGCGTCGTCATAGGTAAAGGTGATGCCCTTGTCCTTCAGCGAGGCCGCCAGCTCCTCCAGCATAATGCGGGCAATGCCCTGGAAGTTCTCCTCGCTGAGGCGGTTAAAGGTAATCACAGCGTCCACACGGTTGATAAATTCTGGCCGCAAAAACTGCTGCAGCGCCTTCATAGCCCGGTCGCTGTCCTGCTCCCGCTGGGTGCGGTCAAAGCCTACGGTCCCCTCTTTGGTGGCGCTGCCGGCATTGGAGGTCATGACGATAATGGTATTTTCAAAGTTGACCTTCCGGCCGTGGGCGTCGGTGATCTCACCGTCGTCCAAAATTTGCAGCAGCACGTTCAGCACATCCGGGTGGGCCTTTTCAATTTCATCAAAGAGCACCACAGCATAGGGCTTGCGGCGGATTTTCTCCGTCAGCTGGCCCGCCTCATCATAGCCCACATATCCCGGCGGTGAGCCTACAATCCTGGATACGGAATGCTTCTCCATGAATTCGGACATGTCCAGACGAATCAGGGCGTCCGGTGTGTTGAAGAGATCCACGGCCAGCTGCTTGACCAGC
This genomic window from Pusillibacter faecalis contains:
- a CDS encoding helix-turn-helix domain-containing protein, which gives rise to MKQPTFHGRVLLPLSVFAEARAGDPLALERVLRYYDRYINKICTRTLYDKDGLPHICIDEYMKHRLQAKLVGAIVVKK
- a CDS encoding AAA family ATPase, with the protein product MDSILYVYDTTKLSDLRKRLNDYKFYSIAYCFNKSDTLDNLYTMDLEQFEKSVIDLTNLVRDNNINKIFSERYILALCCSVEEIQFCINCDLIEKFAEQFPYLFDDEHIDYEFQKNTEREISEPESLSANIANALILNTYTNTEKIKECYKTGEIISLSNLIDECEGISFRYNIDNIRKTLESQNIKYVDISSVIRMFRLRQDLIFPFEILIQRILLNGNIQYCIEQSLVADATALFPFWIIEKKPINEEKDENDFIKEPPQIDVGEVSLLSQKICEKLRGHDEFKKDFHKNLLKFFFLNRMGEQKILSIMLCGNSGIGKTQFAKFMSETMFPREPLIKINFGNYSTEGVLNSLIGSPLGYVGSEEGGELINKITTSKTKIILIDEFEKATPSVYNFFYELLEDGIFTDRHGVEHNLNGYIIVFTSNMTQSEYSKKIPDSLKSRFDMVYYFVDLPIEEKQQYIQVTALRLIEKLEKNFGKKVNIQDISLELSELSQYNNLRNIKKAVEDRVFNAFLDIYVDGTIE
- a CDS encoding esterase/lipase family protein, coding for MIRRWVLALLVAVIANWFFLCDAFGPVSWLFNLVLLGEFLYLNLRPIEKGSAPTKRIWYLKSGGELLRIFLISATITVFAQGAWLWHFLAMLTPGESGYGTAVASGIFSVLWAVAAEAILFWNGMLRVYVTSVQLGLKHRILGALCGWIPGVNLWYLTKMIRIVSDEVEFETEKWELDEARAESEVCKTRYPILMVHGVFFRDYRYINYWGRIPRELQRNGATVYYGEQQSAAAVEDSGRELAERIRQIVVETGCEKVNIIAHSKGGLDSRAAIAHQGAAPYVATLTTINTPHRGCIFAEYLLGKVPEPTRQRIAAAYNATLKKLGDENPDFLAAVTDLTESACLRRNESTPDDPDVVYESVMSYCKRAAHGKFPLNMTYPIVKHFDGLNDGLVSVESARWGGHFTLLEPQGKRGISHGDMVDLNRENIRGFDVREFYVGLVAALRERGY
- a CDS encoding 4Fe-4S binding protein; this translates as MEITKVWALYYSATGTTDKAVNTIAEELAAQLTLPIERLSFTRPAERTGTHLFTAEDLVVAGSPTYAGRLPNKIAPDFRSGLRGEGTPAVPVVLFGNRSYDNALAELWSVLMNNGFHPVAAGAFVGRHAFTDKLGEGRPDWDDKRQMRQFAAQIAGKLRSGRGETVAVPGVPDAPYYIPKGVDGEPVKFLQAKPRTDPGKCTNCGACARLCPMGAIDPRDVFRVPGTCIKCQCCVRKCTRHAKYFDDPAFLSHVAMLEQNFAEPKENEVFL